A window of the Lactuca sativa cultivar Salinas chromosome 5, Lsat_Salinas_v11, whole genome shotgun sequence genome harbors these coding sequences:
- the LOC128134086 gene encoding acetylornithine aminotransferase, chloroplastic/mitochondrial-like, protein MDAPPRSPPLFLAIAFRAAGMNSIFFTGGNFARLAVKNNTRKMGETKNKFRVLMGKVKVELDFMYSGGFPRLKQSFVSSDPISESQDMISSASFARGGMLLYNSPLSDEAMMFTGACSRLLRFQQKDLIDLRSACNNSKTLLVMDEVQCGLGRSGSQWAHTTLGVEPDAMLIGFGDDIGIGAIVVNDLLADYIHFYQPDKQFMPTACCLDASKLLNMVSQQEYLNKVERSGNYLMGSLTKNLGMHHQVVGIRSVGLVATIQLKVNAHPLIISCQQLGLQLDFGGIPNNIRIMPPCAKFLWFNFHFMNVLMA, encoded by the exons CTTCTTCACCGGCGGTAACTTTGCTCGACTTGCAGTGAAGAACAACACCAGGAAAATGGGGGAAACAAAGAACAAATTCCGTGTGTTAATG GGCAAAGTGAAGGTAGAACTAGATTTCATGTACTCCGGAGGATTTCCTCGTTTGAAGCAATCCTTCGTTTCTTCTGATCCTATATCGGAAAGCCAA GATATGATCTCAAGTGCATCGTTTGCAAGAGGGGGGATGTTGTTGTACAACTCCCCTTTGTCGGATGAAGCAATGATGTTTactggagcttgctcaaggttaCTCAG GTTTCAACAAAAAGACTTGATCGATTTGAGGAGTGCTTGTAACAATTCCAAGACACTTCTTGTGATGGATGAG GTTCAATGTGGGTTAGGGCGTAGCGGATCTCAATGGGCACATACAACATTAGGTGTTGAACCGGATGCTATGCTCATTGGCTTTGGAGACGACATTGGGATTGGCGCCATTGTTGTCAACGACTTACTTGCTGACTACATTCATTTTTATCAGCCGGATAAACAATTCATGCCCACAGCATGTTGTCTGGATGCCTCGAAGTTGCTTAACATGGTATCCCAACAGGAATACCTGAACAAGGTCGAGAGAAGTGGGAACTATTTGATGGGGTCGTTAACCAAGAACTTGGGAATGCATCATCAGGTTGTGGGCATAAGATCAGTTGGTCTTGTTGCTACTATTCAGCTGAAGGTGAATGCGCATCCACTGATCATTTCATGTCAACAGCTGGGACTTCAATTGGACTTTGGGGGAATACCCAACAACATTCGGATCATGCCACCTTGTGCTAAATTTCTGTggtttaattttcattttatgaATGTGCTAATGGCCTAA